A portion of the Drosophila sechellia strain sech25 chromosome 2R, ASM438219v1, whole genome shotgun sequence genome contains these proteins:
- the LOC6615530 gene encoding pickpocket protein 28: MEPSPSAGPERQGFSLFLLKSFARSLRQFLNQTSLHGLKFVGDSGLSNWERSFFLGSFVTALIITVHLISNIYVKWDSTPVIIGISPQATSILKVPFPAITICNMNQVQRSLVANYRECSNVSALLKLLCESDSWESSETDEEFSALNLATNNLKISEFVSNHSQSCEKMLLFCRFSAVERNCSQLFQQILTDEGLCCVFNFQPPEYLYKPFANINRNLTNTDGFESVMWDPESGYPEKLPPKFYPATASGTGITLGFTAVLDAEMGEYYCSSTNGPGFKVYFHNPVEVPKVKEAGLVSAIGYETNYRIEMIRAEAVPAIRSISRDGRQCLFKNEKELIFYRIYTRANCENECLAAFLYDTCSCIPFDHPLIYSNASICSMGDTSCVRRAQRASNRPGWAKCRQQCLPSCFDLNYLASGFSFPLASNNFQVANALVESFNKSYLSENIAVINVYFRESVYYGNTKNAYVGLTEFLSNVGGVMGLFMGFSVISLAEILYFLILKPLAELFVWKRSSHVDSEKSLKHNAFGIEQGQSSENPSFWHSKELYPKGVSLRAYENAKSTKGLNYQ, translated from the exons ATGGAACCGTCGCCGTCAGCCGGGCCTGAAAGGCAGGGATTCTCGTTGTTCCTGCTGAAGAGCTTCGCCAGGAGTCTGCGGCAGTTCCTCAACCAGACTAGTCTGCATGGACTCAAGTTTGTGGGCGATTCCGGCCTCAGCAACTGGGAGAG ATCGTTTTTCCTTGGCTCCTTTGTCACCGCCCTCATCATCACAGTGCACCTCATATCGAACATCTATGTGAAGTGGGATAGCACGCCGGTTATAATCGGCATCAGCCCACAGGCCACCTCCATTTTGAAGGTACCTTTTCCGGCAATAACCATATGCAATATGAACCAGGTGCAGAGGAGTCTGGTGGCCAATTACAGAGA GTGCTCCAATGTGAGTGCCCTTCTGAAGCTATTATGTGAATCGGATAGCTGGGAATCCAGTGAGACTGATGAGGAGTTCTCCGCTTTGAATTTGGCCACGAACAACTTGAAGATATCCGAATTTGTTTCAAACCACTCGCAGTCCTGCGAGAAAATGTTGCTCTTCTGCAGATTCAGTGCCGTGGAGCGGAACTGCTCGCAACTGTTTCAGCAGATCCTGACGGATGAGGGCCTGTGTTGCGTGTTCAATTTTCAGCCACCGGAGTATCTCTACAAGCCATT TGCAAACATCAACCGGAACTTGACAAATACAGATGGGTTTGAAAGTGTTATGTGGGATCCGGAGTCAGGATATCCGGAAAAATTGCCCCCCAAGTTCTATCCAGCCACCGCTAGTG GCACTGGAATCACCTTGGGATTTACTGCCGTACTTGATGCTGAGATGGGCGAATACTACTGCTCTTCGACCAATGGACCTGGTTTTAAA GTTTACTTTCACAATCCCGTCGAAGTTCCCAAGGTGAAGGAGGCGGGCCTGGTCTCAGCCATTGGCTACGAGACCAACTACCGGATTGAGATGATTCGCGCCGAGGCGGTTCCGGCCATTCGATCGATATCCCGCGATGGCCGGCAGTGCCTGTTCAAGAACGAGAAGGAGCTGATCTTCTATCGGATCTACACGCGGGCCAACTGCGAGAACGAGTGCCTTGCCGCCTTCCTCTACGACACCTGCTCCTGCATCCCGTTCGACCATCCGCTCATCTACAGCAACGCCAGCATCTGCTCCATGGGGGACACGTCCTGTGTGCGACGGGCCCAGAGGGCGTCCAATCGACCCGGTTGGGCCAAGTGCCGCCAGCAGTGTCTGCCCAGCTGCTTCGATCTCAACTACTTGGCCAGTGGCTTCTCCTTTCCGCTGGCCTCCAACAACTTCCAGGTGGCCAACGCGCTGGTGGAGAGCTTCAACAAGTCCTATCTCAGCGAGAATATTGCCGTGATAAACGTTTATTTCCGGGAGTCGGTCTACTATGGAAACACCAAGAATGCCTACGTGGGATTGACGGAGTTCTTGT CAAATGTCGGTGGTGTAATGGGTCTGTTCATGGGTTTCAGTGTCATCTCCCTGGCCGAGATACTATACTTCTTGATCCTAAAACCCCTTGCGGAGCTTTTCGTTTGGAAGAGGTCATCTCATGTGGACTCAGAAAAGAGCCTCAAACACAATGCCTTCGGTATTGAACAAGGCCAATCTTCAGAAAACCCCAGTTTTTGGCACTCAAAAGAGCTGTATCCCAAAGGAGTTTCCCTAAGAGCATACGAAAATGCGAAAAGTACGAAAGGATTAAATTACCAATAA